Within Bacteroidales bacterium, the genomic segment AAAAACTGAAACTTACGATAAATTTGAACGACAAGCACTTAAAATCACTGGAACGGCCTTTTATCTATTAACAATTGGGTTAATTGTAGGCTCATTGATTAATGTTTTCAAAGGAATAAAGCCAGAAACCACTATTGCTGGGATTATTATATCATCCATCTCAATAATCACCATGTATTTTTTGATGAAAGCCAAACTTAGAATTGGTCACAAACTGAACTCCGATGCCATTATTGCCGATGCAAATTGCACAAAAACCTGTTTCTATCTATCGTTTATTCTGCTAGGTTCAAGTTTGCTTTTTGAACTTTTTGGAATCAGGTGGTTTGATATTATCGGTTCGCTCGGCATTGCTTGGTTTGCATTTGCTGAAGGACGTGAAGCGTTCGAAAAATCTAAGGCAGAGAAAATGGGATGTTCTTGTGGGTGCCATAGTTAGTTAGTGGGTTATTAGGTTATTGGTAATTGGTTGGAGTATAGGTTACAGGTGTAAAATATTAAATTTTCAATTTTCCCACTTTGATATAAACTATAAACAATGAATTTCTTAACTTGTCAACTCAATTAATACATTTGAGTATTGACTCACTAACTGAATAACCCTGTAACTTAATACCTCACTAAACAAACAATTTAACGTCATGGAAACTACTGATAAAGTACTTAAAACCTTAAAAGATGCCGGTAAGGCTATGAAGGCTGGCGAAATTGCAGATGCTGCAGGAATTGAAAAAAAGGATGTTGAAAAGGCAATTAAGAAATTGGTTGCCGAAAACAAACTTCACTCTCCTATTCGGTGCTTTTACGATATTAAAAAGTAATGCCAACCCCGAGAAATCGGGGTTTTTTAATTATTATACCAAAGTGATTAACAATTACGTGAGTTCAATGTAAACATAGCATATTGATTCTCAGCATAGAAATAGATTGTTGCTTTGTCATGCTAAACGAAGTGAAGTATCTGTTTTATAAACTATTAGACCCTTCGCTTCGCTCAGGACCGAGCTTGCGAACCGAACGAAGTGAGTTCAGCATTCTAAGACATATGCAAGTAAAATAGAATAATTATTTTTGTGTTGCCAAATAACGACCGACGGCAAAAGTTAAGCCAAAGGTTATCTAGGGGTAGCTCAATTGCAGCTACCCTTTTTT encodes:
- a CDS encoding MarR family transcriptional regulator, with amino-acid sequence METTDKVLKTLKDAGKAMKAGEIADAAGIEKKDVEKAIKKLVAENKLHSPIRCFYDIKK
- a CDS encoding cation transporter, whose amino-acid sequence is MDNNKLLRIALVLAIITIVYNIVEGLFSVFFGASDDTLALLGFGVDSFVEVISGIGVLHMVIRMQHSKTETYDKFERQALKITGTAFYLLTIGLIVGSLINVFKGIKPETTIAGIIISSISIITMYFLMKAKLRIGHKLNSDAIIADANCTKTCFYLSFILLGSSLLFELFGIRWFDIIGSLGIAWFAFAEGREAFEKSKAEKMGCSCGCHS